The following proteins are encoded in a genomic region of Necator americanus strain Aroian chromosome II, whole genome shotgun sequence:
- a CDS encoding hypothetical protein (NECATOR_CHRII.G6624.T1), translating into MNDYKNLVEEFGSTSSRCAFLRLRDRGGRKLWIVSAHAPTETAEDNSKDAFYDELNALMSKIASQQVVIVRIDANAKMGLEQ; encoded by the coding sequence atgaacgattacaagaacctggtggaggaatttggttcaacgtcgtctagatgcgcctttttacgactgcgggatcgcggaggacgtaaactctggatcgtaagtgctcacgcacctacggaaaccgctgaggacaacagtaaggacgctttctatgatgaactcaatgcgttgatgtctaaaatagcaagccagcaggtggtcattgtccgaatcgacgcaaatgcgaagatgggactcgaacagtaa
- a CDS encoding hypothetical protein (NECATOR_CHRII.G6625.T1), which translates to MQVDSGDGLPVSAEPGLTHDILASRTSVRPKACNQVTGRCKGGGLESPPTNKLHMSTPEERKFSQKLMGLEACNLPMGFKILRKTQ; encoded by the coding sequence atgcaggtggattcaggggatggactccctgtttctgctgagccaggactgactcatgacatccttgcatcccgcacgtcggtccggccaaaagcctgcaatcaagtgactgggaggtgcaagggaggcggtttggagtcgcctccaacaaataagctccacatgtccactccagaagaacgaaagttctcccagaaactcatgggactagaggcttgcaacctgcccatgggttttaaaattttacgcaaaacacagtaa
- a CDS encoding hypothetical protein (NECATOR_CHRII.G6626.T1): protein MAICTYNTRTLASEAAIEDLMMQAKKIKYDVIGLTETRRRHPLNAVYESGEELILGTCDSRGVGGFGVLVNTSMAKNIDSFEQLTTRIGRLRMRRCGPTPALTIFVAYAPTSSYEEEEVEAFYMDLEKFYREDHAFYKVIIGDFNAKVGPRRTPEELHIGTHGLQWNDQGERLSEFIMTTKTIHGNSQFQNPPLYAGRGSHPVEGTVMK from the coding sequence atggcgatctgtacttataacacacgtacgcttgcatcggaagcggccatcgaagatctgatgatgcaagctaagaagatcaagtacgacgtcattggactaaccgagacgagacgacgtcaccctctcaacgccgtatatgaaagtggagaagaacttatcttaggaacatgcgacagtagaggtgtcgGTGGatttggcgtcctcgtcaacacgagtatggcaaagaacatcgattcttttgaacaacttacgacccgaatcggacgtctgcggatgagaagatgtggccctacaccagctttgactatcttcgtcgcttacgctccaacatcaagctacgaagaagaagaagtcgaagctttttatatggacctggagaagttctaccgagaagatcatgccttctacaaggtcataattggcgatttcaacgccaaagttggcccaagaagaacgccggaggaacttcacatcgggacccacggcctacaatggaatgaccagggggagaggctctccgagttcatcatgacgactaagaccatccatgggaactcgcaattccagaaccctcctctctacgctggacgtgggagtcacccggtggagggtaccgtaatgaaatag
- a CDS encoding hypothetical protein (NECATOR_CHRII.G6627.T2): MRAEKAAKFRERNPRTTINWDLFAMLAGFWEDSAMDNIDEEYDRLVEHLHDCAKKAESSKTTKRCLSLETLELIRQRRAARAAGNQKLTSELARLCREAIKEDLKERRAEVLAEAAEAGKSIRYARRDFASRKTRMTALRNPKGTAIASRRGMEKIIYDFYSDLFDSHVHLPPHHLKEDGQVIPEVLPSEIRHAIIDFRQYTSTSWRGSLHVICRNARFLNTSKTVLLYKTGDPHDIGNYRPICLLSVIYKLFTRVIPNTIEKVLDEGQPCEQTGFRKGFSTIYHIHTVSKLIEVSREYKMPLCLTFIDLKKAFDSVETEAVVEALHNRRRPYSVHKERNAKLEWDDMGVKVDRRQLHHLRFPDDIVLITHSISQAERMLTEFDETCGCIGLRLNLDKTMFMRNGWVSDAPFTLNGTNISECTSYVYLGRELNMMNDLTSELGRRRRAAWGAYKSIEDVMKKTYASEAWAFRKQEENAVSVIERAIERVMLGVSRFTQVRDGIRSPLLR; encoded by the exons atgagagcagagaaagccgccaagttcagagagagaaatcccaggactaccatcaactgggatctcttcgctatgttagccggcttttgggaagattccgcaatggacaacatcgacgaggaatatgaccggctcgttgaacaccttcacgactgcgcgaagaaggctgagagttctaaaaccaccaagagatgcctgtctcttgaaactcttgagctgatacgccagcgtcgagcagcacgagccgcagggaaccaaaaactcacgtccgagctcgcaaggctttgcagagaggcgataaaggaagaccttaaagagagaagagcagaagtgctggctgaagctgcagaggcggggaaaagcatccgctatgcccgtcgagacttcgccagtcgcaagacgaggatgactgctctccggaacccaaagggaacagccattgcatcgagaagggggatggagaaaatcatctacgacttctactctgatctcttcgacagccatgtccacttacctcctcaccatctgaaagaagatggacaagtcattccagaggttctcccgtccgaaatacgacatgctatcat AGATTTCCGCCAGTACACATCAACatcctggcgaggctctttacacgttatctgtcggaatgcaaggttcctaaacaccagcaagaccgtgttgttgtataaaacgggagatccacatgacatcggcaactatcgcccaatctgcctactgtccgtcatctacaagctctttacaagagtaatccctaatacgattgaaaaagtcttggatgaaggacagccatgcgagcaaacagggtttcgaaaaggattcagcacgatttaccacattcacactgtttcgaaactcatcgaggtatcacgagagtacaagatgccgctctgtctcaccttcatcgacttaaagaaggccttcgactcagttgagacggaagcggtcgtggaagccttgcaCAACCGtcggcgtccctactcagtacataaag aacgcaatgcgaagttggaatgggacgacatgggagtgaaagtcgaccgtcggcagctacaccatttgcgctttcctgatgacatcgtactgataacacatagcatcagccaagcggaaagaatgctgaccgaattcgacgaaacatgtggatgcatcggtcttcggCTGAAtctagacaagacgatgttcatgcggaacggatgggtttcggatgccccattcacgctcaacggaacgaatatatccgaatgcaccagctacgtttatctgggtcgggaactgaacatgatgaacgacctgacctccgagctgggcaggaggagacgagcggcttggggagcgtacaagagcatcgaggatgtaatgaagaagacctatgcttcggaagcctgggcatttcgcaaacaggaagaaaacgcggtgagcgtcattgaacgcgcaattgagagagtgatgctaggagtatcccgcttcacgcaagtcagggacgggattcgaagtcctCTCCTACGttag
- a CDS encoding hypothetical protein (NECATOR_CHRII.G6627.T1) yields MRAEKAAKFRERNPRTTINWDLFAMLAGFWEDSAMDNIDEEYDRLVEHLHDCAKKAESSKTTKRCLSLETLELIRQRRAARAAGNQKLTSELARLCREAIKEDLKERRAEVLAEAAEAGKSIRYARRDFASRKTRMTALRNPKGTAIASRRGMEKIIYDFYSDLFDSHVHLPPHHLKEDGQVIPEVLPSEIRHAIMSVRNRTAPGPDRIRPEHLKRFPPVHINILARLFTRYLSECKVPKHQQDRVVV; encoded by the coding sequence atgagagcagagaaagccgccaagttcagagagagaaatcccaggactaccatcaactgggatctcttcgctatgttagccggcttttgggaagattccgcaatggacaacatcgacgaggaatatgaccggctcgttgaacaccttcacgactgcgcgaagaaggctgagagttctaaaaccaccaagagatgcctgtctcttgaaactcttgagctgatacgccagcgtcgagcagcacgagccgcagggaaccaaaaactcacgtccgagctcgcaaggctttgcagagaggcgataaaggaagaccttaaagagagaagagcagaagtgctggctgaagctgcagaggcggggaaaagcatccgctatgcccgtcgagacttcgccagtcgcaagacgaggatgactgctctccggaacccaaagggaacagccattgcatcgagaagggggatggagaaaatcatctacgacttctactctgatctcttcgacagccatgtccacttacctcctcaccatctgaaagaagatggacaagtcattccagaggttctcccgtccgaaatacgacatgctatcatgtcagtaagaaatcgtacggcacccggtcccgacagaataagaccagaacacttGAAGAGATTTCCGCCAGTACACATCAACatcctggcgaggctctttacacgttatctgtcggaatgcaaggttcctaaacaccagcaagaccgtgttgttgtataa
- a CDS encoding hypothetical protein (NECATOR_CHRII.G6628.T1), whose protein sequence is MGVKVDRRQLHHLRFPDDIVLITHSISQAERMLTEFDETCGCIGLRLNLDKTMFMRNGWVSDAPFTLNGTNISECTSYVYLGRELNMMNDLTSELGRRRRAAWGAYKSIEDVMKKTYASEAWAFRKQEENAVSVIERAIERVMLGVSRFTQVRDGIRSPLLR, encoded by the coding sequence atgggagtgaaagtcgaccgtcggcagctacaccatttgcgctttcctgatgacatcgtactgataacacatagcatcagccaagcggaaagaatgctgaccgaattcgacgaaacatgtggatgcatcggtcttcggCTGAAtctagacaagacgatgttcatgcggaacggatgggtttcggatgccccattcacgctcaacggaacgaatatatccgaatgcaccagctacgtttatctgggtcgggaactgaacatgatgaacgacctgacctccgagctgggcaggaggagacgagcggcttggggagcgtacaagagcatcgaggatgtaatgaagaagacctatgcttcggaagcctgggcatttcgcaaacaggaagaaaacgcggtgagcgtcattgaacgcgcaattgagagagtgatgctaggagtatcccgcttcacgcaagtcagggacgggattcgaagtcctCTCCTACGttag
- a CDS encoding hypothetical protein (NECATOR_CHRII.G6629.T1), giving the protein MRAAWVAFAAVREATDQLTDQDLRAHLFDSTVLPALCYAAETWIDTAATARKLLTTHRALERFLLKFNRRTQHLAGLRNSDLRGMSRLRDPAEYVSKAKQ; this is encoded by the coding sequence atgagagcagcatgggtaGCATttgcagccgtcagggaagctacggaccagctgacggaccaagatcttcgtgcccatctgttcgactcgacagttcttccagcgctctgttacgcagcggagacgtggatagacaccgcggccacggccaggaagctacttaccacccacagagcccttgagagatttcttctgaagtttaaccggcgtacacaacacctagccggtcttcgcaactccgacttaagaggaatgtcccgtcttcgcgacccagcggaatatgtatcgaaagcaaaacaatga
- a CDS encoding hypothetical protein (NECATOR_CHRII.G6630.T1) — protein MEVITERFYSNLFRSSTPVLSPIFPTDEVPPRILPLKVRVAIKSMKPGTAPGPDFISADFLRASGHPLHVILAAHMTSYLQKKRISDQWKASRTVLIHKKGDREDLRNYRPICLLSVLYKVFTKIILMRISRTLDEVQPQEQAGFRQGFGCMDHIQTVSRVIEVCREYRLLLVLTFVVYEKAFNSVETNAVLSALVDQGVYVRTLANCYDRCTTSIQLFHRPFTIPIGKGVRQGDTISPKLFTAVLQWIMKPRSWEEGGLRVDGRFLSNLRFADDIVLFSSSTNEAETMFNELNEAGKRIGLRINRKKTQFMKTAYCEDGGVQLEAPKSWKLRHTYTSDVL, from the coding sequence ATGGAagtcattacggagaggttctactcgaaccttttccgttcatcaactcctgtgttaAGCCCGATCTTCCCCACTGATGAAGTTCcgccacggattctccctttgaaagtacgagtcgctatcaagagcatgaaacctggcacagcccccggacctgattttatatcagcagactttcttcgggctagtggccatccgcttcatgtaatcttagcagcgcacatgacatcctaccttcagaaaaaaaggatctcagaccagtggaaggcctcgcgaaccgttcttatccataagaaaggtgaccgagaggaccttcggaactaccgtccgatatgcttgctgagcgtgttatacaaagtattcaccaaaaTCATCCTCatgcgcatatctaggacgctggatgaagtccagcctcaagaacaagctggattccgtcaggggttcgGCTGcatggaccacatccagaccgtgtcgagggtcatagaggtttgccgggaataccgcctactccttgttctaaccttcgtcgtctatgagaaagcctttaaCAGTGTAGAAACTAATGcagtactgtcagcgctggtcgatcaaggtgtgtaTGTGAGGAccttagccaattgctacgaccgatgcacgactagtatacagcttttccaccgccctttcaccatacccattggaaagggggtacgacaaggcgatactatatcgccgaagctgttcacggctgtattgcaatggataatgaaaccACGTTCCTGGGAAGAAGGGGGcctacgtgttgatggaagatttctctcaaaccttcgtttcgcagacgacatcgttctcttttcgagcagtaccaatgaagcagaaacgatgttcaacgaattgaacgaagcaggaaagagaataggactgcgaataaacaggaagaagacacagttcatgaagaccgcctactgcgaggacggaggagtacaacttgaagctcccaaatcgtggaaacttcgtcatacgtatacctcggacgttctatga
- a CDS encoding hypothetical protein (NECATOR_CHRII.G6631.T1) has translation MEKNICYRQRGRKEVVYEDCVLEDSLSQGDWHIEEDLNVDYEMLLRGLRACAERASKPRTTNLDRIWKTTEELLGRRRTLRLDPNA, from the coding sequence atggaaaagaacatctgctatcggcaacgagggagaaaagaagtcgtttacgaagattgcgtactcgaagactccttgtcccaaggtgactggcacatcgaggaggacctaaacgtggactacgagatgctgctcagaggattacgagcctgtgctgagcgtgcctcgaagccgcgcacgacaaacttggatcgaatttggAAGACCACCGAAGAATTGTTgggaagaagaaggactttgaggcttgatccgaatgcatag
- a CDS encoding hypothetical protein (NECATOR_CHRII.G6633.T1), whose product MLQRSVAARSVVKQLLAPPFAARDGLTSVPTAAFSASFRARAQMHRNYTRDSCRFVPNIYPLASTTVYRFIVAWRRNWASKCDAQRRLLRTSLILNQRDTRTTRQGDCLRLYTYKARTVSTDADLHALLGAAERIKFHVIALQETKCRRSDVQQMNDGTLGGVGFVVHPSVVHPVDSHEILSPRLAILRLRPLHQKPISIINCYSPTSAADDSELDAFHEELEEVVRDEKSFYTFVVGDFNFREEMPQKRNIGLEDLDWGTGMKMAIVSPGCCPPLASFMGTLFS is encoded by the exons ATGCTTCAGCGGAGCGTAGCAGCCAGAAGCGTGGTGAAACAATTGCTTGCACCACCCTTTGCAGctcgcgatggtctcacctcggttccaaccgctgcctTCAGcgcgtcgtttcgagcgcgtgcGCAGATGCatcgcaactacactcgtgactcatgtcgttttgtcccgAATATATATCCTCTcgcctccacaacggtttaccgcttcatagtggcgtggaggcgAAACTGGGCGTCGAaatgcgatgcacagcggag gttgctcagaacgtcattgattctgaaCCAacgcgacacacgcacgactcgccaaggagactgtctcagactgtatACTTACAAAGcaagaacagtgtccacagacgctgacctgcatgcccttctcggagctgcagagcgtatcaaatttcacgtgattgctctgcaggagaccaagtgcagaaggagcgacgtacaacagatgaatgacggtacactaggcggtgttggttttgttgtgcacccatctgtcgtccatcctgtcgattctcacgagatcctgtcacctcgtctggccattcttcgcctccgccctctgcaccaaaaacccatcagtatcatcaactgctactcaccaacatcagcagctgatgattccgaattggacgcgtttcacgaggagctggaggaagtagtccgcgatgagaagtccttctacacattcgttgtcggagacttcaacttCAGAGAGGAAatgccacagaagaggaatataggattggaagatttggactgggggaccggaatgaaaatggcaatcgtctcgccgggctgttgtccgccgctcgcctctttcatgggaactctcttttcatga
- a CDS encoding hypothetical protein (NECATOR_CHRII.G6632.T1): MNDGTLGGVGFVVHPSVVHPVDSHEILSPRLAILRLRPLHQKPISIINCYSPTSAADDSELDAFHEELEEVVRDEKSFYTFVVGDFNFREEMPQKRNIGLEDLDWGTGMKMAIVSPGCCPPLASFMGTLFS; this comes from the coding sequence atgaatgacggtacactaggcggtgttggttttgttgtgcacccatctgtcgtccatcctgtcgattctcacgagatcctgtcacctcgtctggccattcttcgcctccgccctctgcaccaaaaacccatcagtatcatcaactgctactcaccaacatcagcagctgatgattccgaattggacgcgtttcacgaggagctggaggaagtagtccgcgatgagaagtccttctacacattcgttgtcggagacttcaacttCAGAGAGGAAatgccacagaagaggaatataggattggaagatttggactgggggaccggaatgaaaatggcaatcgtctcgccgggctgttgtccgccgctcgcctctttcatgggaactctcttttcatga
- a CDS encoding hypothetical protein (NECATOR_CHRII.G6635.T1), giving the protein MPAKSTRTAKRQTPLSSQAIPGVETRTVESSQSTEPNYSELSASDLISSIAERNKDPVIGKMLAVLAEKVKTDFVEQLEADKRSRSMVISGLPESGGSSSSSERLDDLEEKVNEILLSLNVSRRAIDLYRMGKLNPSRPRLVKVVLPSQFY; this is encoded by the coding sequence ATGCCTGCTAAATCTACTCGTACTGCAAAAAGACAAACCCCTCTCTCGTCCCAAGCTATACCTGGTGTTGAGACGCGAACGGTTGAATCTTCTCAATCAACGGAACCGAACTACAGTGAATTGTCTGCATCTGACCTCATTAGCTCTATTGCTGAACGGAACAAAGACCCTGTTATAGGCAAAATGCTGGCAGTACTTGCTGAAAAAGTTAAAACGGATTTTGTCGAACAGTTGGAAGCGGACAAACGGTCGCGTAGCATGGTGATAAGTGGTCTGCCTGAGTCTGGGGGTTCCTCGTCCTCATCTGAGAGGCTGGACGACCTTGAGGAGAAAGTCAACGAGATTTTGCTCTCGCTTAATGTAAGCCGTCGCGCGATTGACCTGTATCGGATGGGAAAACTTAATCCTTCTCGTCCGCGCCTAGTAAAGGTCGTCCTCCCGTCTCAGTTCTACTGA